The Pseudomonas viciae genomic interval ATGTAGGGCGCGACGATGTCGGAGTGCAGCGAGAAACCGATCCCTGTCAGCCCCAGGCGGCCGATCTCCTCGATCACTACCGTGCTGTAGAGGAAGTCTGCGTCCAGCCCGCCATAGGCCTCTGGAAGGTGCGAGCACAACATGCCCGCCTCCCCCGCCTTGTTCCAGAGTTGGCGATCGACATGCCCCTGTTTCTCCCACTGACTGTGGTACGGCACCGCTTCTTTTTCGAGGAAGGTTCGTACGCTGTCGCGAAACAATTCGTGCTCGGGAGCGAACAGGGTTCTTGGGATCATGGCGCACCTTTGATTATTGTTGGGTGTGGTTATCCAACAGAGCCTAAGCCTGCGATGTACGACAGGACACTGGACACATCCGACAAAAAATAAGACGATCCAGCCGTCTGATGACCACTTTCCCCTATAAAAATAAAGATGAATTATGTCTATGCACGTCTCCACGCCTTTGCGGCGCGTCAGCATCCTGGCGATCGACCGGGTTTTCGCCTCCACCCTCATGCAAGCCAAGGATTTTTTCCACCTGGCCAGCCTGCGCTACGGCAAACAACTGGGCCAGGGCCTGACCCCGGCGTTTGAAACCCGGCTGGTCAGCCCCGACGGCAAACCGGTGAACAGCTTCAGCGATGTGATCATGCCGGTGGACGGTGGCCTGGAAAATACCGACGTCATCATCCTCCCGGCGTTCTGGGATGATTTCGCCACCCTCTGCCAACGTTATCCCCAAGTCCTGCCCTGGCTGCGCGAACAACATGCTCGCGGCGCTGTACTCTGCGGCGAAGCCACCGGAGTGTTCTGGCTGGCTGAGTCCGGGCTGCTCGACGGCAAGGAAGCCACCACGTACTGGCGTTTCTTCAATGCCTTCAAGGAGCGTTTTCCCCAAGTACACCTGAACCAGGACAAGCACCTGACCGACGCCGACAACCTGTTCTGCGCCGGCGGCACGACCTCGGCCTGCGACCTCTACATTTACCTCATCGAGCGTTTCTGCGGCGCCAACGTGGCCCAGGCCGTGGCACGGGATATCCTGTACGAAGTGCAACGCAATTATTCACCCGGAAGAATCGGCTTTGGCGGTCAAAAACTGCACCAGGACGTGATCATCCTGCAGATCCAGCACTGGCTCGAAGAGCACTTCGCCGACAAGTTCCGCTTCGAGGACGTCGCCCGGGAACACGGCATGAGCATCCGCAATTTCATGCGCCGCTTCCAGACCGCCACCGGCGACAAACCGCTGCATTACCTGCAACGGCTGCGGATAGAAACCGCCAAGGGTCTGCTGTCCGGCAGCCGCAAAAGCATCAAGACCATCAGCTATGAAGTCGGCTACGACGACGCCAGCTTTTTCGCCCGACTGTTCCGGCAACATACCGACCTGTCGCCGAACCAGTATCGGCAGCAGTTTCAGCAGGCGGCATAACTGTGGGAGCTAGCTCGCTCCCACAGGGTCAGGTGGGGAATCACCACATACAAAAACGGCCTGCAATCGCAGGCCGTTTTTTTATCCGAATCACCCTACGGCTTATGCGCCCGAGCCAGGAACTCGTGGGATTGCATTTCCAGCAGACGACTCAAGGTCCGCTGAAATTCGAAAGTCAGGCGACCGCCGGTGTAGAGGTCCTTGAGTTCGACTTCGGCCGAGATAATCAGCTTCACGTTACGGTCGTAGAACTCGTCGACCATGTTGATGAAGCGCCGGGCGATGTCGTCGGTGGTGACGCTCATCTGCTCGACGTTGCTGAGCAGCACCGCGTGGAAAATCTTGCCCAACTCGATGTAGTCGTTCTGGCTGCGAGGGCCGTCGCACAGTTCGCGGAAGTCGAACCAGGCCACGTCATCGCACGTACGTACGGCGCGGATTTCGCGATTTTCGACGACCAATACATCGTTTTCCACGGCCTGGGTGCACTCCGGCGTCAGGGCTCGGAAGCTCTTGCGCAGGCTTTCTTCGGCAGCGGCGTCCAGGGGAAAGTGGAACAGCTCGGCTTGTTCGAGGTGACGCAGACGGTAATCGACACCGCTGTCGACGTTGACGATTTCGGTGTGCTGCTTGATCAGCGCGATGGCCGGCAGGAAGCGCGCCCGCTGCAGACCGTCCTTGTAGAGGCCGTCCGGCACGATGTTCGAGGTGGCGACCAGGGTCACACCATTCTTGAACAGTTCCTCCATCAAGGTGCCAAGGATCATAGCGTCGGTGATGTCGGAGACAAAAAACTCATCGAAGCAGATCACCCGTGTCTCGTCGGAGAAACGCTTGGCGATGATGGTCAGCGGGTTCTTCTCGCCGCCCAGGGTTTTCATTTCTTCATGCACACGCTTCATGAAGCGGTGAAAGTGCGTCCGGGTTTTTTCCTTGAACGGCAACGCCTCGAAAAACGTGTCCACCAGGTAAGTCTTGCCACGGCCCACGCCGCCCCAGAAATACAGGCCCCTGACGGGTGCCTGGTCTTTTTTGCCGAACAGTTTGCCCAACAAGCCCGGCTTGTTGTTCGAGGCGGCGACCAGATCGTCGTACAGGCGTTGCAAATGCCGCACGGCCGTTTCCTGGGCTGCGTCGTGGAAGAACTCCGGGCGTTTCAGATCAGCTTGATATCGTTCTAGGGGCGTCATATTCGTTAGCAAGGCAACAAAAACGGGCCGTCACTGTAGCGACGGCCCGCAGGAATGGCAATCGGCCCTTACTCGGGCCGATGATCGGGAGACGCCTGGGATCAGTCCTGGGCGGGCGTCAGGGCGATGCGCAACGCATCGACGGCTGCATCCCGGGCGGCGCTGTCCGCGAAGGCCGGGCTGTCTGCCACGCACTCGCCGTTGAGCCAGACACTGAAACTCAGGTCGTCGCTGCGTACGTCCAGTGGTTGGCCGGCTTGCAGTTGCTTGGTGACCTGGCCGGCCGTCTTGCCATCGGCAAAGTTGCGAGAGAGCACCAGTTGCTCGCCGTCAGCCGCCAGCAGACGGAAGCGGAAACTGCCGTCGTCTTCGCGAAAGCTCACGAAGCGTGCAGCCTTGGCGGTTTTCTTTTTGGTGCTGGTCGCCACTTGCACCTGGCTGACAAACGAGCGCAGGCCAACGGCTTCGCGCAGTTCGTTGAGGAACGGCGTCGCCACGGCCCGGGCTTTTTTCGCGCCCAGTTGCAGGATGTCTTCAAGGTCCGACGGACGCTCGATCAACTGGTGATAACGCTCGCGCGATTCACCCAGCTCACTGTCGAGCAACTGGAACAGGCGGTTCTTGGCTTCGCCCCAACCCAGGCCCTGCAGCAGTTCGCTACGGAACTCAGCCGATTGCGCTGGAGTGGCGAAAGCCTGGAACAGGGTGAACAGGTGCGAGTTGTCCGGATCCTTCGCTTCACCTGGAGCGCGGGAATCGGTGACGATCCGCGAGATCGCGTCTTTCATGTCCTTGGCGCTGCTGAACAACGGGATGGTGTTGTCGTAGCTCTTGGACATCTTGCGGCCATCGAGGCCCGGCAGCGTGGCGACGCTTTCCTCGATCAGCGCCTCGGGCATGGTGAAAAACTCCTTGCCCTGGCCGAACAGGTGGTTGAAGCGCTGACCGATGTCGCGGGCCATTTCCACGTGCTGGATCTGGTCGCGACCGACCGGCACCTTGTGAGCGTTGAACATCAGGATGTCGGCGGCCATCAGCACCGGGTAGCTGTACAGGCCCATGGTGATGCCGGCATCCGGGTCTTCACCGGTTTCGACATTCTTGTCCACCGAGGCCTTGTAGGCGTGGGCACGATTGAGCAGGCCCTTGGCGGCGACGCAGGTCAGCAGCCAGGTCAGCTCGGGGATCTCGGGAATATCGGACTGGCGATAAAAGGTCACGCGGTCCACGTCCAGGCCACCGGCCAGCCAGGTCGCGGCGATCTCCAGGCGCGAGCGTTGAATGCGCAGCGGGTCATCACACTTGATCAGGGCGTGGTAGTCGGCCAGGAAGTAGAACGAATCGGCGTTGCTGTCGCGACTGGCGAGGATCGCCGGGCGGATGGCGCCGGCGTAGTTGCCCAGGTGCGGGGTGCCGGTGGTGGTGATGCCGGTCAGGATACGGGTACGAGTCATCATGGGTTATCGCTTGTCAGACAGCAGTCAATTCGAGAGGCGCGGCAGGAGCAGATCCTTGAGATCAGTCAGCTTGCCATGAAAAAAGTGTCCGCATTCTGCCACTTTCAGCAGCTCATGGGGGCGTTGGAGCGTGTCGGACCATTGGTAAACCAACTGCGGATCGATGACTTCGTCGGTTTCCGGTTGGATCACGGTCAACTCGCCCCTCATCGGCAAGGGTGATTGCGCGTCCAGGCGCATCACCGCCGGGGCCACCATGAACAGGTGCTTGAGCGGTTGGCCCTGGGCTTCCAGGCGGCCGCCCAGGCTTGCAGCGACGAATCCGCCAAACGAAAAACCAAACACCGTCAGGGGCAGTTGCGGGTATTTCTCCAGCAACCACGCGGCTGCAGCCTGGGCATCGTCCACTTCACCGGACCCCATGTCATGACTGCCAGCGCTGGCGCCGACGCCACGATAATTGAAACGCAACGTAACCAGGCCAGCATCACGGGCAGTGCGTTGCAGGGTCGAGACCACTTTGTTGAGCATGGTCCCGCCCTGCACCGGGTTCGGGTGGCAGATCAGCGCCAGGCCACGGGGGGCCTCGCTGTCCAGGTACAAGGCTTCCAGTTGGCCCACCGGGCCATCGATCACTACAGGGGTTTCGCGCATAAGCAAGGGAAAGAACTCCGTGACCCCGAATAGGGTCGACTCGTCTAGCTAAAAGTCTGTGCCTGGCATGATTGCGATGTTCTTCGCGGTATACAGCGCAGGTCTGAGCCGTTAACGTAAAGCAAAGCCGTTTATAGAGGAAGGACTCGTGGAACACTCGCTCTTAGTTTGGTTGTTGCCGACTCTTGCCCTGGTTGCCGGTGTCGCCATTGGATTCCTGCTTGCCCGACTGCTGCCCAATGCGGTGCCCAACAGCACGCAACGTCAGCTGGACGACATTCAGGAACGTTTCGACAGTTATCAGAATGAAGTGGTCACCCACTTCAACAGCACCGCGTCTCTGGTGAAAAAACTCACCCAGAGCTACCAGGATGTCCAGGATCATTTGTCCGAGGGTGCCAATCGCCTGGCCCTCGACGAGCAGACTCGCCAACGCCTGCTGGCGGCCCTGCAGGCCGACTCTGCACAGGCTCCACGGGAACGCCTGACCCCGCCAAAGGATCAGGAACCGCCCCGGGACTACGCCCCCAAGGCCCCTAATTCGCCCGGCATGCTCGATGAGCATTACGGTTTGAAGAAGTAATTTTCAGCGACACCAAAAGCCCGCCCGGTCCCATGATCGGGCGGGCTTTTTTATTGGCTCGGGTCAGCACAGATCCTGCGCCCACCGCTGATTCCCTGTGGGAGCGAGCTTGCTCGCGATGACGACAGCACATTCGACATTACTGCTTCAGGCGACTCAGAACGCCAGTTGCAGACTCTGCTGCCCTTCCAGGCTTAGCAGGAACTGCTTGGCCGCAAGGCCACCGGCGAAACCGGTGAGGCTGCCAGAGGTGCCGATGACGCGGTGGCAGGGAGCGATGATCGAGATGGGGTTGCGGCCGTTGGCCGCGCCCACGGCCCGCACCGCAGTCGGTTGGCCGATCTGAAGGGCGATATCGCGGTAGCTGCGGGTTTCGCCGAAGGGAATGGTCAACAGGGCCTGCCAGACGCGGGTCTGGAAGTCAGTACCGACGAAGTCCAGTTCCAGGTCGAAACACCTGCGCTGGCCGGCAAAATACTCCATGAGTTGGCGTTCGGTTTCCTTGAGGATCGGGTGGCGGCTGTCCTCCTCCAGGGGGCCCAGGCGCACCCGGTTGAGCCGCTCGTTTTCCCAGAGGATGGCCGCCAGTTTTGTATCCCGGGCGACAAGCATCAGTTGGCCCACGGGGGAAGGGATGGTTTTGTACATGGGCAACATCGAACATTCCTTAACGCAAGCCGAGCGCTTTTGTGGCGAGGGAGCTTGCTCCCGCTGGGGTGCGAAGTGCCCCTTACACCTGACGACGCGACGTGTCAGGCAAACATGTTCGCTGCCTGGGGGGTTGCTACGCAACCCAGCGGGAGCAAGCTCCCTCACCACAGGTTTCCCAGCGGACCAAACATCCCGCTTACCCCAACAACCCCAACGCCTTCGCCCGCGCCACCGCCTGGGTACGGCGCTCCACGCCGAGTTTGCTGTTGATGTGGCTGGCGTGAGTCTTGACGGTGTGCAGCGAGATGAACAACTGCTCACTGATTTCCTGATTCGAACAGCCTTGGGCAATCAGCTGCAATACCGCTCGCTCGCGGCTGCTGAGGTTTTCCACAGGAGCCAACGGGTCGGCAGGTTGCGCTGCGGTCGACGGCAGGCGCTCGAGCAGATGCTCGCGCAAGGTGCTGGACGGTGCATGCAACAGTTGTTCACGCAGCCATTCACGATGTGCTTCGCCCAGCAACCATTCGAAGGGTTGCAGAACACCGCCGGCAGCGGCTTCGAACGCCTGGGCCAGGGTGCGTCGAGCTTCGGGTTCGCGCCCGACACTCAGCAGCAAGGCGACTTTCTGGTTGAGCGCCATCACACTGAGCATCTGCCGGCCAGTTTGCTGTCCGTGCTCAAGCAAGGCATTGAGCCGCCCTTCGGCCAACATCGGTTGGCCCCGGATGGACTCCAGCACCGCCTGCTGCAATTCGACGTGCAGCGGCAACTGCGGGTGGAATTCCGGCGGCGCGGCGGCCCGTTCACCAGTGTAGGTCTGCCCCAACCGCGTCAACCAGGCTTCGGCCAGGTCAGTGCGCCCCTGGGCCAGCCAGAGTTCGCATTTGACCAGGGTGATCATCGCCAGGTAATAGATCGGCGGGACGTCCCAGATGTGCATCAGGCGCTCGGCTTCGGCCAACTCGGCAAAGGCCCGGGCAAACTCGCCGTTGTAGCCTTCGATACGGGCGATCACGCAATGCCCGATCAATACGCTGATGTCGCGGCAAGCGCGGGCCTCGGTGAGGCCCGCCTGCAACCGCGCCACCCCGGCCTGCGGCTGCATGCGCAAGGTCAGCAGGAAGCCCTCGTAGAGGATCAAGCGCGCCCGCACCGCATAAAGCCGTTGGGGCGACAGTTTGTGCAAACGTTGCAAACCCTGATGCACTTCATCCAGCGCCCGCAGAATTTCCCCCCGCGCCTGCAATACCCGGGCGCGATCGTAATGGGCCAGGGCCTCGAACAACGGGTTGCCGACGCGCTGAGCCAACTCAAGGGAATCACGGTTCAAGGCCCGCGCGCGCCATAGATCACCGTCGGCAATCGCCAGGTTAGACAGCGTGGACAGGCACATCAGGCGCTGGCCATAGCGTTTATGCGGCAGGCTCTCCAGGGCTTCGGTGCAGTAACGCACGGTGGCCTCACGATCGCCGCGGCCACGGGCAACGATCCCACTCAGGGCCAGCCATTGGGCAAGCATGGATTTTTGCGCGGTGGCCGAAGGGGCCGGCAGGAAGCGACTCAGATGGGCGGCCAGTTCTTCGGCGGCGTCCAGTTGGCAAGCCAGCCCCAGCGCCCAGCTGTAGAGCACGATCAACCGTGGCGTGCTGATGAGCAGGCTGTCGGGCAGATCCATTTTCCAGCGCAGCAGCATACCGACGTTCTGCTCGGCCAGCAGTTGCTCCTCCGATAGGTTCTGCACCAGGTTCGCCGCCACGTCCAGATGGCCGGCCCGCAGGGCCTGTTCCACGGCCTCATCGATCAGGCCCTGGGCGTTGAACCAGCGACAGGCCCGCAGATGCAACGTCGCGGCCGGCACCATGGCCGGCGCGCTGGGACGACTGCGCAGCAAGTCGGAAAACAGGTGGTGATAACGGTACCAGTGGCCATGCTCGTCCAGCGGTACCAGGAACACTTGATGAGCCGCCAGGAAACCCAGGATCTCGGCGCTGTCATGGGCTTCGCGCACGGCATCACACAGTTCGCTGCAAAAGCGGTCCTGAGGGGCTGTGTCGTAGAGGAACGCCTGCACCTCGGTGGGCAGGCAGTCGATGACTTCTTCGAGCAGGTAATCGCGAATCAGCCCTTCCCCGCCGTGCAGGGCCTGGGGCAGCAGGCCTTCGGTACCGGCTTCGGAGGCCGCCAACAGCCAGAAACGCAGCCCGGCCACCCAACCTTCGCTGCGCTGGATCAGGTTTTCCAGCGCTTCCCCACGCAGCGAACTGCTGTGATGCTGGAGCAGGGTCAGGGCCTCGTTGT includes:
- a CDS encoding GlxA family transcriptional regulator, with protein sequence MASLRYGKQLGQGLTPAFETRLVSPDGKPVNSFSDVIMPVDGGLENTDVIILPAFWDDFATLCQRYPQVLPWLREQHARGAVLCGEATGVFWLAESGLLDGKEATTYWRFFNAFKERFPQVHLNQDKHLTDADNLFCAGGTTSACDLYIYLIERFCGANVAQAVARDILYEVQRNYSPGRIGFGGQKLHQDVIILQIQHWLEEHFADKFRFEDVAREHGMSIRNFMRRFQTATGDKPLHYLQRLRIETAKGLLSGSRKSIKTISYEVGYDDASFFARLFRQHTDLSPNQYRQQFQQAA
- the zapE gene encoding cell division protein ZapE — translated: MTPLERYQADLKRPEFFHDAAQETAVRHLQRLYDDLVAASNNKPGLLGKLFGKKDQAPVRGLYFWGGVGRGKTYLVDTFFEALPFKEKTRTHFHRFMKRVHEEMKTLGGEKNPLTIIAKRFSDETRVICFDEFFVSDITDAMILGTLMEELFKNGVTLVATSNIVPDGLYKDGLQRARFLPAIALIKQHTEIVNVDSGVDYRLRHLEQAELFHFPLDAAAEESLRKSFRALTPECTQAVENDVLVVENREIRAVRTCDDVAWFDFRELCDGPRSQNDYIELGKIFHAVLLSNVEQMSVTTDDIARRFINMVDEFYDRNVKLIISAEVELKDLYTGGRLTFEFQRTLSRLLEMQSHEFLARAHKP
- a CDS encoding tryptophan--tRNA ligase; the protein is MMTRTRILTGITTTGTPHLGNYAGAIRPAILASRDSNADSFYFLADYHALIKCDDPLRIQRSRLEIAATWLAGGLDVDRVTFYRQSDIPEIPELTWLLTCVAAKGLLNRAHAYKASVDKNVETGEDPDAGITMGLYSYPVLMAADILMFNAHKVPVGRDQIQHVEMARDIGQRFNHLFGQGKEFFTMPEALIEESVATLPGLDGRKMSKSYDNTIPLFSSAKDMKDAISRIVTDSRAPGEAKDPDNSHLFTLFQAFATPAQSAEFRSELLQGLGWGEAKNRLFQLLDSELGESRERYHQLIERPSDLEDILQLGAKKARAVATPFLNELREAVGLRSFVSQVQVATSTKKKTAKAARFVSFREDDGSFRFRLLAADGEQLVLSRNFADGKTAGQVTKQLQAGQPLDVRSDDLSFSVWLNGECVADSPAFADSAARDAAVDALRIALTPAQD
- a CDS encoding alpha/beta hydrolase → MRETPVVIDGPVGQLEALYLDSEAPRGLALICHPNPVQGGTMLNKVVSTLQRTARDAGLVTLRFNYRGVGASAGSHDMGSGEVDDAQAAAAWLLEKYPQLPLTVFGFSFGGFVAASLGGRLEAQGQPLKHLFMVAPAVMRLDAQSPLPMRGELTVIQPETDEVIDPQLVYQWSDTLQRPHELLKVAECGHFFHGKLTDLKDLLLPRLSN
- a CDS encoding YhcB family protein; this encodes MEHSLLVWLLPTLALVAGVAIGFLLARLLPNAVPNSTQRQLDDIQERFDSYQNEVVTHFNSTASLVKKLTQSYQDVQDHLSEGANRLALDEQTRQRLLAALQADSAQAPRERLTPPKDQEPPRDYAPKAPNSPGMLDEHYGLKK
- a CDS encoding methylated-DNA--[protein]-cysteine S-methyltransferase, whose product is MLPMYKTIPSPVGQLMLVARDTKLAAILWENERLNRVRLGPLEEDSRHPILKETERQLMEYFAGQRRCFDLELDFVGTDFQTRVWQALLTIPFGETRSYRDIALQIGQPTAVRAVGAANGRNPISIIAPCHRVIGTSGSLTGFAGGLAAKQFLLSLEGQQSLQLAF
- a CDS encoding LuxR C-terminal-related transcriptional regulator; this translates as MTDLSSLPDSARAAIAVQDGRFYRPPLPDGHVVRPRLCERLSAGLGGRLLLVSAPAGFGKSSLAVEFCQGLPSHWQSLWLGLSARDNDPGRFLERLLDGLQAFFPQLGGRALGLLKMRQRHQPFAFEEWLDGLLDELSAHLSPHKPLLLVLDDYHLAQSPVLDRCLQFFLNHLPDGLLVLVTSRQRPDWHLARLRLSRQLLELNEQDLRLTHNEALTLLQHHSSSLRGEALENLIQRSEGWVAGLRFWLLAASEAGTEGLLPQALHGGEGLIRDYLLEEVIDCLPTEVQAFLYDTAPQDRFCSELCDAVREAHDSAEILGFLAAHQVFLVPLDEHGHWYRYHHLFSDLLRSRPSAPAMVPAATLHLRACRWFNAQGLIDEAVEQALRAGHLDVAANLVQNLSEEQLLAEQNVGMLLRWKMDLPDSLLISTPRLIVLYSWALGLACQLDAAEELAAHLSRFLPAPSATAQKSMLAQWLALSGIVARGRGDREATVRYCTEALESLPHKRYGQRLMCLSTLSNLAIADGDLWRARALNRDSLELAQRVGNPLFEALAHYDRARVLQARGEILRALDEVHQGLQRLHKLSPQRLYAVRARLILYEGFLLTLRMQPQAGVARLQAGLTEARACRDISVLIGHCVIARIEGYNGEFARAFAELAEAERLMHIWDVPPIYYLAMITLVKCELWLAQGRTDLAEAWLTRLGQTYTGERAAAPPEFHPQLPLHVELQQAVLESIRGQPMLAEGRLNALLEHGQQTGRQMLSVMALNQKVALLLSVGREPEARRTLAQAFEAAAGGVLQPFEWLLGEAHREWLREQLLHAPSSTLREHLLERLPSTAAQPADPLAPVENLSSRERAVLQLIAQGCSNQEISEQLFISLHTVKTHASHINSKLGVERRTQAVARAKALGLLG